Proteins found in one Holophagales bacterium genomic segment:
- a CDS encoding 2-oxoisovalerate dehydrogenase: MHMGRVLDDKAPNYLKQGLGWSYHAPCAGHDGIQVALGTIFRPAFDYLFPYYRDLTTCLAAGVTPEQILLNGMSKASDVASGGRHMSNHFARHDLYVWNVSSCVSNHAQHAAGLGRAIRSYGMKSLVYCSMGESSTSEGYFYEAVNGCSLGKLPVIFVIQDNGYGISVPKRQQTANHYASDNFASFPNLKVIHCDGKDVLDSVRALREAAEFAQSGAGTVLVHAECVRIGSHSNSDRHELYRDDDELASARELDPLPRFRRLLIEGGAFSEEEIHAIEDENRQAYETAADRARSAPDPDPKSIHDFVLPEPWVPEGDGLATVARTPATAPDGRPLRESSLIHAINETMKDLFRENQDTFIWGQDVASGEKGGIFNVTKGMEKEFGSHRVFNAPIAEDYILGMADGFSRVCDGVRVIVEGAEFADYFWPAAEQMVEMSHEYWRTNGQFVPNVTVRLASGGYIGGGLYHSQNIEGWLTTLPGIRIVVPAFADDAAGLLRTAVRSRGITLYLEPKFLYNSPLSKTFVPEGFAVPFGKARLRRPGKDLTVLAYGTPVHWALEAAATLAKEGKEIEVLDLRSLAPLDFDAIAASVKKTSRVLVAHEDKVHGGFGGELSAQVTSELFEYLDAPVERVGSPFTPVGFNRILERAILPSTGTVLAAARKVLAY; this comes from the coding sequence ATGCACATGGGGCGCGTCCTCGACGACAAGGCCCCCAACTACCTCAAGCAGGGTCTCGGCTGGTCCTACCACGCGCCGTGCGCCGGCCACGACGGCATCCAGGTCGCGCTGGGGACGATCTTCCGGCCCGCATTCGACTACCTGTTCCCCTACTACCGCGACCTGACGACCTGCCTCGCGGCGGGAGTGACCCCCGAGCAGATCCTCCTCAACGGCATGTCGAAGGCCTCGGACGTCGCCTCGGGCGGCCGGCACATGTCGAACCACTTCGCCCGGCACGACCTCTACGTCTGGAACGTCTCTTCCTGCGTCTCCAACCACGCGCAGCACGCCGCCGGCCTCGGCCGGGCCATCCGGTCGTACGGGATGAAGAGCCTCGTCTACTGCTCGATGGGAGAGTCGTCCACCTCCGAGGGCTACTTCTACGAAGCCGTCAACGGCTGCTCCCTCGGAAAGCTCCCGGTCATCTTCGTCATCCAGGACAACGGATACGGCATTTCCGTCCCGAAGCGCCAGCAGACGGCGAACCACTACGCCTCGGACAACTTCGCGAGCTTCCCGAACCTCAAGGTCATCCACTGCGACGGCAAGGACGTCCTCGACTCGGTCCGCGCCCTGCGCGAGGCCGCCGAATTCGCGCAGAGCGGCGCGGGGACCGTCCTCGTCCACGCCGAGTGCGTGCGCATCGGCTCCCACTCGAACTCCGACCGGCACGAGCTCTACCGCGACGACGACGAGCTGGCCTCGGCCCGCGAGCTCGACCCGCTCCCCCGCTTCCGCCGTCTCCTCATCGAGGGGGGCGCGTTCTCGGAGGAGGAGATCCACGCGATCGAGGACGAGAACCGGCAAGCCTACGAGACCGCGGCGGACCGCGCCCGGAGCGCGCCCGACCCCGACCCGAAATCGATCCACGACTTCGTCCTCCCCGAGCCCTGGGTCCCCGAGGGAGACGGTCTGGCGACGGTCGCCAGGACACCGGCGACCGCTCCCGACGGCCGGCCGCTGCGCGAGTCGTCCCTGATCCACGCGATCAACGAGACGATGAAGGACCTCTTCCGCGAGAACCAGGACACGTTCATCTGGGGTCAGGACGTCGCCTCCGGCGAGAAGGGCGGGATCTTCAACGTCACGAAGGGAATGGAGAAGGAGTTCGGGAGCCACCGCGTCTTCAACGCCCCGATCGCCGAGGACTACATCCTCGGGATGGCCGACGGCTTCTCTCGCGTGTGCGACGGCGTCAGGGTCATCGTCGAGGGGGCGGAGTTCGCCGACTACTTCTGGCCGGCGGCCGAGCAGATGGTCGAGATGTCGCACGAGTACTGGCGGACGAACGGGCAATTCGTTCCGAACGTCACCGTGCGTCTCGCGTCCGGCGGCTACATCGGCGGGGGCCTTTATCACTCGCAGAACATCGAGGGCTGGCTCACGACCCTTCCCGGGATCCGGATCGTCGTTCCCGCCTTCGCCGACGACGCCGCCGGGCTCCTCCGGACGGCCGTGAGATCGCGGGGCATCACCCTCTACCTCGAACCGAAGTTCCTCTACAACTCCCCCCTCTCGAAGACGTTCGTCCCCGAGGGCTTTGCGGTTCCGTTCGGCAAGGCGCGCCTCCGGCGGCCGGGGAAGGACCTCACCGTCCTCGCGTATGGAACGCCCGTCCACTGGGCGCTCGAGGCGGCGGCGACCCTCGCGAAGGAAGGCAAGGAGATCGAGGTGCTCGACCTGCGCTCCCTCGCCCCGCTGGACTTCGACGCCATCGCCGCCTCCGTGAAGAAGACCTCGCGCGTCCTCGTCGCCCACGAGGACAAGGTGCACGGGGGCTTCGGCGGCGAGCTGTCCGCCCAGGTGACGAGCGAGCTCTTCGAGTACCTCGACGCCCCGGTCGAGCGGGTCGGATCGCCATTCACGCCCGTCGGGTTCAACCGCATCCTGGAACGGGCGATCCTGCCGAGCACCGGAACCGTGCTCGCGGCGGCCCGGAAGGTCCTCGCCTACTGA
- a CDS encoding response regulator: MLSGPKGSSDSSPGVRGCACRAAFVAVATALGSLASSPAAHALDATRPLAHATLDSWEAGQGLPQNTVQAISQTPDGYLWIGTQEGLVRFDGTRFTLFDRRTTPEFSANSVLALLADHDGTLWVGTNGGGLLRMTGTRFEALGPREGLAGLKVQSLARDGRGVLWVGTDDEGLFRQEGAGFRRVEPTGGSRFLVRTLCVDRAGVVWAGSTGGGVARLQEDGTRVFTMREGLPNDAVIALAPHPGGGVWVGTAGGGLARVVDGRVSTKEAPRLPTSQISALLVDREGSLWVGTWGRGVCRVSGEGVSCRSASTGDLPADHVWSLYQDHEGSVWIGTWTEGLLRLRHGLFVNLGRREGLAGENVRAVTQDTSGAVWATVASGGLHRIAGRATRVFGTDDGLPSDQPSALLAARDGRLWVGTYTDGLAVGRGGAFTRVPLPPPAVDSRDIRALAEDEDGSIWVGVLPGGVIRLRDGVARRFGVVDGLPSDRLLCLLPARGGGVWAGTTAGLALFAGDRFRAFTKRDGLPDERIQSLLIDDEGTLWIGTGDGLARFRDGAFASVGTKDGLYDGLVKSVLQDEGWLFMTGNHGIFRARRADVSATMDGQRRGFSSEHFGLADGMRSEGCSGGTQPGAVRTNDGTLWIATARGLSILDTKRLERPSPLLALRIEGVLSDGAPVEVGETVLVPPGSSRLEIRYTGISLVAPADVRFRFRLDGVDPTWVDAGRERSASYTNLSPGSYVFEVAARRGGGTWTTGAKTTVTIEPTLAQKGWFRAAVAAGAIALLAAGLHRRTRRQRRRREVLEELVTARTVELEAATREAEDANRAKSAFLATMSHEIRTPMNGVIGMTSLLLGTPLTREQRQFADTIRQSGETLLRLIDDILDFSKIEAGRMGLERRPFDVRSCLEGAVDVLAQRAEEKRLELTLDVDDGVPISLLGDVTRVKQVVMNLVGNAVKFTDAGEVAVSVRSNPEGPVTPGTSVDLVVTVRDTGIGISPDRAASLFESFRQGDSSTTRRFGGTGLGLAISRRLAELMGGTIAFESAPGRGSTFRFVARLEAANPSSGSFALPRRSAFAGRLALVVEDGATTRSLLERLLTRWGFAVTACSSLAEAVSLVRGGARFDLALVDRDLPSGDGSMAALQFRSAGTPQFPVVLLVPLGAEADEKDEGLSARLARPVKPAALHEVVAALLGGSRPAVRRESSARPRFDGAMGARHPLRILLAEDNPTNRELALLMLERLGYAADVAANGAEAVDAIRQNVYDFVLMDVQMPELDGIEATRRIRAELGAAGPRIAAMTAHALPGDREACLAAGMDDYLVKPMGISDLVSALERAAAAISPLVDEAESPPPPSESAVPPPPGPLPTPPGLDEKSWARLHASLGARSSDLLPGIVRSFAHESEGLLASARAALSAERADELHRAVHTLKSTSASFGALELSSLCREAESRAKENETTTLGPLLDRIEEELARVRTALGTLPGSPTEPLEPGPRSAR; encoded by the coding sequence ATGCTCTCGGGGCCGAAGGGCTCGTCCGACTCCTCACCCGGCGTGCGCGGGTGCGCCTGTCGCGCCGCCTTCGTCGCCGTCGCCACCGCACTCGGCAGTCTGGCGTCGTCTCCGGCCGCGCACGCGCTCGACGCGACGCGCCCGCTCGCCCACGCGACGCTCGACAGCTGGGAAGCCGGGCAGGGCCTCCCCCAGAACACGGTCCAGGCGATCTCCCAGACGCCCGACGGCTACCTCTGGATCGGGACGCAGGAAGGGCTCGTCCGGTTCGACGGGACCCGGTTCACGCTCTTCGACCGGCGGACGACGCCGGAGTTCTCGGCGAACTCGGTCCTCGCCCTTCTCGCGGACCACGATGGCACCCTCTGGGTCGGGACGAACGGCGGCGGGCTCCTGCGAATGACGGGGACGCGCTTCGAAGCGCTCGGCCCACGGGAGGGCCTCGCTGGGCTGAAGGTCCAGTCCCTCGCGCGCGACGGGCGCGGCGTCCTCTGGGTCGGAACGGACGACGAAGGGCTCTTCCGACAGGAAGGTGCGGGTTTCCGGCGCGTCGAACCCACCGGCGGCAGCCGCTTCCTGGTGCGCACCCTCTGCGTCGACCGCGCGGGTGTCGTCTGGGCCGGATCGACCGGAGGCGGAGTCGCGCGCCTGCAGGAGGACGGCACCCGGGTCTTCACGATGCGCGAGGGGCTCCCGAACGACGCCGTCATCGCGCTGGCCCCGCACCCGGGCGGAGGCGTCTGGGTCGGTACCGCAGGGGGAGGCCTCGCGCGGGTGGTCGATGGGCGCGTGTCGACGAAGGAGGCGCCCCGCCTCCCGACGAGCCAGATCTCGGCGCTCCTCGTCGATCGCGAGGGGAGTCTCTGGGTCGGAACGTGGGGCCGGGGGGTCTGCAGGGTCTCGGGCGAGGGAGTGTCCTGCCGTTCGGCGTCGACGGGAGACCTCCCCGCGGACCACGTCTGGAGCCTCTACCAGGACCACGAGGGAAGCGTCTGGATCGGCACCTGGACCGAGGGGTTGCTGCGCCTGCGTCACGGCCTCTTCGTCAACCTCGGGCGGCGCGAAGGGCTCGCGGGCGAGAACGTCCGCGCGGTCACGCAGGACACCTCGGGAGCGGTCTGGGCCACCGTGGCCAGCGGCGGTCTCCACCGGATCGCGGGTCGCGCGACGCGGGTGTTCGGAACCGACGACGGGCTCCCGTCCGACCAGCCCTCGGCGCTCCTGGCCGCCCGCGACGGGCGTCTCTGGGTCGGCACTTACACCGACGGCCTCGCCGTCGGTCGGGGCGGCGCGTTCACCCGAGTCCCGCTCCCGCCCCCGGCCGTCGACTCCCGCGACATCCGGGCGCTCGCGGAAGACGAGGACGGGTCGATCTGGGTCGGGGTTCTCCCCGGCGGCGTCATCCGACTGCGCGACGGAGTCGCCCGCCGCTTCGGCGTCGTGGACGGCCTCCCGTCGGACCGGCTTCTCTGCCTCCTGCCCGCCCGGGGCGGGGGCGTCTGGGCGGGAACGACGGCCGGGCTCGCGCTCTTTGCGGGAGACCGTTTCCGGGCCTTCACGAAGCGCGACGGCCTGCCCGACGAGCGCATCCAGTCCCTGCTGATCGACGACGAGGGGACGCTCTGGATCGGGACGGGCGACGGACTGGCCCGTTTCCGGGACGGCGCGTTCGCCAGCGTCGGGACGAAGGACGGCCTCTACGACGGCCTCGTGAAGAGCGTCCTGCAGGACGAAGGCTGGCTCTTCATGACCGGCAACCACGGCATCTTCCGCGCACGCCGCGCCGACGTCTCGGCCACGATGGACGGCCAGAGGCGCGGTTTCTCGTCCGAGCACTTCGGCCTCGCCGACGGGATGCGCAGCGAAGGCTGCTCGGGGGGCACCCAGCCGGGCGCCGTCCGGACGAACGACGGGACACTCTGGATCGCCACGGCGCGAGGCCTCTCCATTCTCGACACGAAGCGCCTCGAGCGGCCCTCGCCGCTCCTCGCCCTCCGGATCGAAGGAGTCCTCTCCGACGGAGCGCCGGTCGAGGTGGGCGAGACCGTCCTCGTTCCCCCGGGCTCTTCCCGCCTCGAGATCCGCTACACAGGAATCAGCCTCGTCGCACCCGCCGACGTCCGCTTCCGGTTCCGCCTCGACGGCGTCGACCCGACCTGGGTGGACGCCGGCCGGGAGCGCTCCGCGAGCTACACGAACCTCTCGCCGGGGAGCTACGTCTTCGAGGTGGCGGCGAGGAGGGGGGGCGGCACCTGGACGACCGGCGCGAAAACGACCGTGACGATCGAGCCGACGCTCGCCCAGAAGGGGTGGTTCCGTGCGGCGGTCGCCGCCGGGGCGATCGCGCTCCTGGCCGCGGGCCTCCATCGCCGGACGCGCAGGCAGCGCCGTCGGCGAGAGGTCCTCGAGGAGCTCGTGACGGCCCGGACGGTGGAGCTCGAGGCGGCGACCCGCGAGGCCGAGGACGCCAACAGGGCCAAGAGCGCGTTCCTCGCCACGATGAGCCACGAGATCCGGACCCCGATGAACGGTGTCATCGGGATGACGAGCCTCCTCCTCGGCACGCCCCTGACGCGGGAGCAGCGCCAGTTCGCCGACACGATCCGGCAGAGTGGCGAGACGCTCCTTCGCCTCATCGACGACATCCTCGATTTCTCGAAGATCGAGGCGGGCCGGATGGGCCTCGAGCGGAGGCCGTTCGACGTCCGCTCGTGCCTCGAAGGGGCGGTCGACGTCCTCGCGCAGCGCGCCGAGGAGAAGCGCCTCGAGCTGACGCTCGACGTGGACGACGGGGTGCCGATCTCGCTCCTCGGCGACGTCACCCGCGTGAAGCAGGTCGTCATGAACCTCGTCGGGAACGCGGTGAAGTTCACCGACGCCGGCGAGGTGGCCGTCTCGGTCCGTTCGAACCCGGAGGGACCCGTTACGCCCGGAACGAGCGTCGACCTCGTCGTGACCGTCCGCGACACGGGGATCGGCATCTCGCCCGACCGGGCCGCCTCGCTCTTCGAGTCGTTCCGGCAGGGCGACAGCTCGACCACCCGCCGCTTCGGCGGCACGGGGCTCGGTCTCGCGATCTCCCGCCGGCTCGCAGAGCTGATGGGTGGGACCATCGCCTTCGAGAGTGCGCCCGGAAGAGGCTCGACGTTCCGGTTCGTCGCACGCCTGGAGGCGGCGAACCCCTCTTCGGGGTCGTTCGCCCTGCCGCGACGGAGTGCGTTCGCCGGTCGCCTCGCCCTGGTCGTCGAGGATGGCGCGACGACCCGGTCGCTCCTCGAACGGCTCCTGACCCGCTGGGGCTTCGCGGTCACGGCCTGTTCCTCGCTCGCCGAGGCGGTCTCGCTCGTGAGGGGCGGAGCACGATTCGACCTCGCGCTCGTCGACCGGGACCTCCCCTCGGGGGACGGCTCCATGGCCGCTCTGCAGTTCAGGTCGGCCGGCACACCGCAGTTTCCCGTCGTCCTCCTCGTCCCGCTCGGCGCCGAGGCCGACGAGAAGGACGAAGGGCTCTCCGCCCGCCTCGCCCGGCCCGTGAAGCCGGCCGCGCTCCACGAGGTCGTCGCCGCTCTCCTCGGGGGAAGCCGGCCGGCGGTCCGCAGGGAATCCTCGGCGAGGCCGAGGTTCGACGGCGCGATGGGTGCGCGCCACCCCCTCCGGATCCTCCTCGCCGAGGACAACCCGACCAACCGCGAGCTGGCGCTCCTGATGCTGGAGCGCCTCGGCTACGCCGCCGACGTCGCCGCGAACGGGGCCGAGGCCGTCGACGCCATCCGGCAGAACGTCTACGACTTCGTCCTGATGGACGTCCAGATGCCCGAGCTGGACGGGATCGAGGCGACGCGCCGGATCCGGGCCGAGCTCGGCGCCGCCGGACCGCGCATCGCCGCGATGACGGCGCACGCGCTCCCCGGCGACCGCGAGGCCTGCCTGGCCGCCGGCATGGACGACTACCTCGTCAAGCCGATGGGAATCTCCGACCTCGTCTCCGCGCTCGAACGGGCCGCCGCGGCCATTTCGCCCCTGGTCGACGAGGCGGAGTCACCCCCTCCTCCTTCGGAGTCCGCCGTTCCTCCTCCGCCCGGGCCGCTCCCGACGCCTCCCGGGCTCGACGAGAAGTCGTGGGCCCGCCTGCACGCCTCCCTCGGCGCGCGCTCGAGCGACCTCCTCCCGGGGATCGTCCGCTCCTTCGCCCACGAGTCGGAAGGGCTCCTGGCGTCGGCGCGCGCGGCGCTCTCGGCCGAGCGCGCCGACGAGCTCCACCGCGCCGTGCACACGCTCAAGTCGACGAGCGCGAGCTTCGGGGCGCTCGAGCTCTCGTCCCTCTGCCGCGAGGCGGAGTCGCGGGCGAAGGAGAACGAGACGACGACGCTCGGGCCCCTCCTCGACCGGATCGAGGAGGAGCTCGCCCGCGTCCGAACCGCCCTGGGGACTCTCCCCGGCTCTCCTACCGAGCCGCTGGAGCCTGGGCCACGATCCGCCCGATGA
- a CDS encoding DUF1028 domain-containing protein, with protein MRTLRTIALSLLLVPFVAPAGETPGVKPPVAKKVPKVTEVHGEKLVDDWFWLREKQNPEVKAYLDAENAYTDAVTKPGEALRQKVYDEAVGRIKETDLSVPYRHRGYFWYSRTEKGQQYPIGCRKKGSLDAAEQVVLDLNEIAKTEKFVGRGVFAPSDDGRFLAYTIDTTGFRLYTLQVKDLETGRLLADRVEKVNSVAWAGDGKTLFYVVEDAAKRPWRLYRHAVGTTGPDVLVYEETDERFNLGVSRSRDDAWILVQSGSHTQSEWRLIPAAKPDEAPRVVAAREKDHEYDVEAAGDLLYIRTNDGCRDFRVVTAPAASPGKASWKELVPCRDGVMVSGVDAFKGHLVLFERQDALPKLSVRDLSTGATHRIEVPEAIASSFPEANPEYDTKTFRFSWQSFTTAPMVYDYDMATRERTLLKKTEVPGGYDPSRYRSERLFATAADGTKVPVSVVFRKDVPRDGTAPLFLTGYGSYGAPSFVAFNPALPSLLDRGVVYAVAHVRGGGDLGKKWHDAGRMMSKKNTFTDFVACAEALVTTKLAAKDRIAIQGGSAGGLLIGAVVNLRPELFRAAILHVPFVDVINTMLDETLPLTVGEFEEWGNPRQKDEYLYMKSYSPYDNLKKGAYPSILVKTSFNDSQVMYWEPAKYVAKLRTLKTDTNPLLLKTNMAGGHGGSSGRYDRLKETAFDQAFVLSQLGVPDLPSSIPVPARPVHTYSIVARDPATGQLGVAVQSHWFSVGAMVPWARAGVGAVATQSFVDASYGPLGLSLLEAGRAAPDALRGLLSADAGREVRQVAMIDAAGRVAAHTGASCIEAAGHHVGKDYSVQANMMRNATVWPAMARAFETAKGDLAERMLAALDAAEAAGGDIRGKQSAALIVVSGTPTGRPWQDRVFDLRVEDSVAPLPELRRLVTLGRAYNLMNEGDLAVEKKDDAGALKAYSAAQAIVPGSAEMTYWTAVSLVGMGKVDEALPLFRKTFAIDRSWAELTSRLPKAGLLPDDPALIGRIVAQAPAAR; from the coding sequence GTGCGAACCCTTCGAACGATCGCCCTCTCCCTCCTCCTCGTTCCGTTCGTCGCCCCGGCGGGGGAAACTCCCGGGGTGAAGCCTCCCGTCGCGAAGAAGGTCCCGAAGGTCACCGAGGTCCACGGGGAGAAGCTCGTGGACGACTGGTTCTGGCTGCGCGAGAAGCAGAACCCCGAGGTGAAGGCGTACCTCGACGCCGAGAACGCGTACACCGACGCCGTGACGAAGCCGGGCGAGGCGCTGCGGCAGAAGGTCTACGACGAGGCCGTCGGGCGGATCAAGGAAACCGACCTGTCGGTGCCGTACCGCCACAGAGGGTACTTCTGGTACTCGAGGACGGAGAAGGGGCAGCAGTACCCGATCGGCTGCCGGAAGAAGGGGAGCCTCGACGCGGCCGAGCAGGTCGTCCTCGACCTGAACGAGATCGCGAAGACCGAGAAGTTCGTGGGCCGGGGAGTCTTCGCTCCGAGCGACGACGGCAGGTTCCTCGCCTACACGATCGACACGACCGGTTTCCGGCTCTACACGCTCCAGGTGAAGGATCTCGAGACGGGCAGGCTCCTGGCCGACAGGGTCGAGAAGGTGAACTCCGTCGCGTGGGCGGGGGACGGGAAGACGCTCTTCTACGTCGTCGAAGACGCGGCCAAGCGCCCCTGGCGGCTCTACCGGCACGCGGTGGGGACGACGGGGCCGGACGTTCTCGTCTACGAGGAGACTGACGAGCGGTTCAACCTCGGCGTGTCGCGCTCGCGCGACGACGCCTGGATCCTCGTGCAGTCCGGGAGCCACACGCAGAGCGAGTGGCGCCTGATCCCGGCGGCGAAACCGGACGAGGCCCCGCGGGTCGTCGCGGCGCGGGAGAAGGACCACGAGTACGACGTGGAGGCGGCGGGGGACCTCCTCTACATCCGGACGAACGACGGCTGTCGTGACTTCCGCGTCGTCACCGCTCCGGCGGCGAGCCCCGGGAAGGCGTCGTGGAAAGAGCTCGTCCCCTGTCGGGACGGGGTCATGGTCTCCGGCGTCGACGCCTTCAAGGGCCACCTCGTCCTGTTCGAGCGCCAGGATGCCCTGCCGAAGCTCTCGGTGCGGGACCTGTCGACCGGCGCGACGCACCGGATCGAGGTGCCGGAGGCGATCGCCTCGTCGTTCCCCGAGGCCAATCCCGAGTACGACACGAAGACGTTCCGCTTCTCGTGGCAGTCGTTCACGACTGCGCCGATGGTCTACGACTACGACATGGCGACGCGCGAGCGGACGCTCCTGAAGAAGACCGAGGTGCCCGGCGGGTACGACCCGTCGCGATACCGCTCCGAGCGGCTCTTTGCCACGGCGGCCGACGGAACGAAGGTCCCCGTCAGCGTCGTCTTCCGGAAGGACGTGCCGCGGGACGGCACCGCCCCGCTCTTCCTGACGGGCTACGGCTCGTACGGCGCGCCCTCGTTCGTCGCGTTCAACCCGGCGCTCCCGAGCCTTCTCGACCGGGGGGTCGTCTACGCCGTCGCGCACGTCCGCGGCGGGGGCGACCTCGGGAAGAAGTGGCACGACGCCGGCCGGATGATGTCGAAGAAGAACACGTTCACCGACTTCGTCGCCTGCGCCGAGGCGCTGGTGACGACGAAGCTCGCCGCGAAGGACCGGATCGCGATCCAGGGAGGCAGCGCGGGCGGGCTCCTCATCGGTGCCGTCGTGAACCTGAGGCCGGAGCTCTTCCGGGCGGCCATCCTCCACGTCCCCTTCGTCGACGTCATCAACACGATGCTCGACGAAACGCTCCCGCTCACCGTCGGGGAGTTCGAGGAGTGGGGGAACCCGAGGCAGAAGGACGAGTACCTCTACATGAAGTCGTACAGCCCCTACGACAACCTGAAGAAGGGGGCCTACCCGTCGATCCTCGTGAAGACCTCCTTCAACGACAGCCAGGTCATGTACTGGGAGCCGGCGAAGTACGTCGCGAAGCTCCGGACGCTCAAGACCGACACGAACCCGCTCCTCCTGAAGACGAACATGGCGGGCGGGCACGGCGGGTCGTCGGGCCGTTACGACCGGCTGAAGGAGACGGCGTTCGACCAGGCGTTCGTCCTGTCTCAGCTCGGGGTCCCCGACCTTCCGTCCTCGATTCCCGTCCCCGCGCGGCCGGTTCACACCTACTCGATCGTCGCGCGCGACCCGGCGACGGGGCAGCTCGGCGTGGCGGTCCAGTCGCACTGGTTCTCGGTGGGCGCGATGGTTCCCTGGGCCCGAGCCGGGGTCGGCGCCGTCGCCACCCAGTCGTTCGTCGACGCCAGCTACGGGCCGCTCGGCCTCTCGCTGCTCGAGGCGGGGCGGGCTGCGCCGGATGCGCTGAGGGGCCTGCTTTCTGCCGACGCGGGGCGCGAGGTGCGCCAGGTGGCGATGATCGACGCCGCCGGGCGCGTCGCGGCCCACACGGGCGCCAGCTGCATCGAGGCGGCCGGACACCACGTCGGGAAGGACTACTCCGTCCAGGCGAACATGATGCGGAACGCGACGGTCTGGCCCGCGATGGCCAGGGCGTTCGAGACGGCGAAGGGCGACCTCGCGGAACGGATGCTCGCGGCGCTCGACGCGGCGGAAGCCGCCGGCGGGGACATCCGCGGGAAGCAGTCGGCGGCGCTCATCGTCGTGAGCGGGACCCCGACGGGCCGGCCCTGGCAGGACCGGGTCTTCGACCTGCGCGTCGAGGACAGTGTGGCGCCGCTCCCGGAGCTGCGCCGGCTCGTGACGCTGGGGCGCGCGTACAACCTGATGAACGAGGGAGACCTCGCCGTCGAGAAGAAGGACGACGCCGGGGCGCTGAAGGCCTATTCGGCCGCGCAGGCGATCGTCCCCGGCAGCGCCGAGATGACCTACTGGACGGCGGTCTCGCTCGTCGGCATGGGGAAGGTCGACGAGGCCCTGCCGCTCTTCCGGAAGACGTTCGCCATCGACCGGAGCTGGGCCGAGCTGACGTCGCGACTGCCGAAGGCCGGGCTCCTCCCCGACGACCCCGCGCTCATCGGGCGGATCGTGGCCCAGGCTCCAGCGGCTCGGTAG
- a CDS encoding ABC transporter permease subunit, giving the protein MKVLASNVEEVFREAAARWTLVAYATLSTLFIALFAAAVNLDVVDGALAGAKLFGKELEIGRRTVDLDKLVLGFESGFSGFLYVVATFLAVFATAHLVPRLQEKGTIDLYLSRPVGRVPLLLSRYAGGLLLAGLNVAYLIGAMGLLIWWKTGVVHPRFFLGGAIIFFTIATLMAFAFLVGVVTSSTAVSIMATFAVFFLAAILSGHRQIEAALATEWAAALVRGFYWVLPKTGQLAQATVDFVSNGELSRRTREIDHLAVFGSTALFGLGSLTLSAFLFRRKDF; this is encoded by the coding sequence GTGAAGGTCCTCGCGTCGAACGTCGAAGAGGTCTTCCGCGAGGCCGCGGCGCGCTGGACGCTCGTCGCCTATGCCACCCTCTCCACGCTCTTCATCGCCCTCTTCGCCGCCGCCGTGAACCTCGACGTGGTGGACGGCGCCCTGGCCGGGGCGAAGCTCTTCGGCAAGGAGCTCGAGATCGGGCGGCGCACCGTCGACCTCGACAAGCTCGTCCTCGGCTTCGAGTCGGGCTTCTCCGGGTTCCTCTACGTCGTCGCGACGTTCCTCGCCGTCTTCGCGACGGCGCACCTCGTGCCGCGCCTGCAGGAGAAGGGAACGATCGACCTCTATCTCTCGCGGCCGGTCGGACGGGTGCCGCTGCTCCTCTCGCGCTACGCCGGAGGGCTCCTCCTCGCGGGGTTGAACGTCGCCTACCTCATCGGCGCGATGGGGCTCCTCATCTGGTGGAAGACGGGGGTCGTCCACCCGCGCTTCTTCCTGGGCGGGGCGATCATCTTCTTCACGATCGCGACGCTCATGGCGTTCGCGTTCCTCGTCGGCGTCGTCACCTCGTCGACGGCGGTCTCGATCATGGCGACCTTCGCCGTGTTCTTCCTGGCGGCCATCCTCTCCGGGCACCGGCAGATCGAGGCGGCGCTCGCCACGGAGTGGGCGGCCGCGCTCGTTCGGGGCTTCTACTGGGTGCTCCCGAAGACCGGGCAGCTCGCGCAGGCGACGGTCGACTTCGTGTCGAACGGCGAGCTCTCGCGCCGCACCCGCGAGATCGACCACCTCGCCGTCTTCGGCTCCACCGCGCTCTTCGGCCTCGGTTCCCTCACGCTTTCCGCGTTTCTCTTCCGGAGAAAGGACTTCTGA